In Pelosinus sp. UFO1, one genomic interval encodes:
- the yabP gene encoding sporulation protein YabP translates to MGIDDKTPTWRHQILLVDREEITIDGVSSLGSYDEKEVIMETEQGLLLIKGEGLNIKQLNLDKGNIVVDGVIKSLSYDDSSHGKKGLLERFLK, encoded by the coding sequence ATGGGGATCGATGATAAAACACCTACATGGCGTCACCAAATACTTTTAGTTGACCGTGAGGAAATAACAATTGATGGTGTTAGCAGCTTGGGCAGTTATGATGAAAAGGAAGTCATCATGGAAACGGAACAGGGATTATTGCTGATAAAAGGGGAAGGGCTTAATATTAAACAGCTAAACCTAGATAAGGGTAATATTGTAGTGGATGGCGTAATTAAAAGTCTTTCTTATGACGATTCTTCTCATGGGAAGAAAGGATTGTTAGAACGGTTCTTAAAATAA
- a CDS encoding Ger(x)C family spore germination protein, with protein MLSYLAHSKIGKWCMSCLGCTLIITISLLIGGCWDQKELQERHFVLAVGIDKADEGEDAKQEKDKKSLEGFIQPSGDKLYRLSFQILQLTPASGEAPRKASVSTYVISGIGESMFEMLRDMLGQTSKGFWFEHIQAIVISEEAAKQGGLQPLIDLFRRDTEMRWLIKPLITSGKAKKLLEFKPPSGEPGGLFLARSLQLYKKNPHIPGWNSGLGETSQSIDNKKTVQIDRVELEGDIVKLGGTALFKEGKFVGYIDEYATKGTAFFSASEKSSIITIECPDHPGKILAFELFRHETKLTPHINGDDIYFTLDIGMKGNLGESQCGNHFDPMDEEALHRVEVLVAEEVTHNILYALHSYQDLQADPGDFAAKLKAHQPLAWEKVKEHWNEEGFPNVSLIPSVNVIIENVGEHK; from the coding sequence TTGTTATCTTATTTAGCACATTCTAAAATTGGTAAATGGTGTATGTCCTGTTTAGGATGTACTCTTATTATCACGATCAGTCTGCTTATTGGTGGCTGCTGGGATCAAAAGGAATTACAGGAAAGACATTTTGTGTTAGCGGTGGGCATTGACAAAGCGGATGAGGGGGAAGACGCAAAGCAGGAAAAAGATAAAAAGTCTCTTGAAGGCTTTATACAGCCTAGTGGTGATAAACTTTACCGCCTTAGTTTTCAAATACTGCAGCTTACGCCTGCAAGTGGTGAGGCACCAAGAAAGGCATCTGTTTCAACGTATGTTATTTCTGGTATTGGTGAGTCTATGTTTGAAATGCTAAGGGATATGTTAGGACAAACAAGTAAGGGGTTTTGGTTTGAACATATTCAGGCAATTGTCATTAGCGAAGAAGCTGCCAAGCAGGGGGGATTGCAGCCTCTAATTGATCTATTCCGCAGGGATACCGAAATGCGCTGGTTAATAAAGCCTCTAATTACTTCCGGTAAGGCGAAAAAACTTTTGGAGTTTAAGCCTCCTAGCGGTGAGCCAGGGGGGCTATTTTTGGCCCGTAGCCTACAATTATACAAGAAAAACCCTCATATTCCAGGGTGGAATTCAGGTTTAGGAGAAACTTCACAATCAATTGATAATAAAAAAACAGTACAGATAGACCGAGTTGAGTTGGAAGGGGATATAGTAAAGCTAGGTGGAACGGCTTTATTTAAGGAGGGTAAATTTGTTGGGTATATAGATGAGTATGCTACTAAGGGAACGGCCTTTTTTAGTGCCTCAGAAAAGTCATCTATCATTACAATTGAATGTCCTGACCATCCAGGTAAGATACTTGCCTTTGAGCTTTTTCGTCATGAAACAAAGTTGACCCCCCATATCAATGGAGACGATATTTATTTTACCCTGGACATTGGAATGAAAGGAAATCTTGGTGAAAGCCAATGTGGGAATCATTTTGATCCAATGGACGAGGAAGCGCTGCATAGAGTTGAGGTATTAGTAGCAGAGGAAGTAACGCATAATATATTATATGCTTTACATAGTTACCAAGATTTACAAGCCGATCCTGGAGATTTTGCTGCTAAACTAAAAGCGCATCAGCCATTAGCCTGGGAAAAAGTAAAAGAACATTGGAATGAAGAGGGATTCCCAAATGTTTCCTTAATACCTTCTGTTAATGTGATAATAGAGAATGTTGGAGAACACAAATAA
- a CDS encoding spore germination protein — MKRLKCPKIRKLSADRPEASILQAKKELNKLQQMTSQSISFSDEIEQIVAQLRQVAAPSSEPFVFTSKLTENENLLRTIFKDCGDIEFRSFYADGKKALLVYLEGMADTSNLERNILKPLIRQTRSNNVNSGGQSSLFTSMKSISEHVLEASSMSVITKASAAIEAVMTGNALLLIDGLSEGLSISAVKYVKRDIGEANNEHILRGPNEAFNEGLPDNIVLIRRRSRDTNLKVQILKIGERTKTSVALLYVANLVKPGLVEEVERRLGLIKTDKVLASAKIEEFIVDHPWSPFPQLQTTERPDKVLAALYEGRVAIIVDGTPATLMVPCTYSTIMQSPDDYTIQPVISSLIRLTRNFAAFVAIYLPAIYVSVVSYHPGMLPTTMAISVAELRARTPFPSFLEAFMMEVLLEVFQEAIVRLPQRLAGAATMLGAFVVGTTIVQAGLINPLLVVVISITAIASYSMPSYPFNLALRWLRIPMLTLASILGLYGVIIGILAVTIHASSLRSFGESYIGGLFDIDLLSDWKDGIFRLPAKLLKERPKEFGTKDQTRIGEEDG; from the coding sequence ATGAAAAGATTGAAATGCCCTAAAATTCGGAAACTATCTGCCGATAGACCGGAAGCTTCGATACTACAAGCTAAAAAAGAATTAAACAAATTACAACAGATGACCAGTCAAAGCATTTCCTTTAGCGACGAGATAGAGCAGATTGTTGCCCAGCTTCGTCAAGTTGCAGCTCCTTCCTCTGAACCCTTTGTCTTTACCAGTAAATTAACAGAAAATGAGAATTTATTACGAACTATTTTCAAGGATTGCGGTGATATTGAATTTCGCAGCTTTTATGCAGATGGGAAGAAAGCATTACTTGTTTACCTAGAGGGTATGGCGGATACCTCCAACTTGGAGAGAAATATCCTTAAACCGCTAATAAGACAAACAAGATCGAACAATGTGAATTCAGGTGGCCAATCCAGTCTTTTTACTTCCATGAAAAGTATTTCGGAGCATGTATTAGAAGCCTCTTCCATGAGTGTGATAACCAAAGCCAGCGCGGCAATTGAGGCAGTGATGACGGGAAATGCCCTATTATTAATAGATGGTCTGTCCGAGGGCTTGAGCATTTCTGCTGTTAAATACGTGAAACGTGATATTGGCGAAGCGAATAATGAACATATTTTAAGAGGACCCAATGAAGCCTTTAATGAAGGTCTTCCAGACAATATTGTTTTGATACGCCGCCGTTCTCGGGATACCAATCTTAAAGTGCAGATATTAAAGATAGGGGAACGGACGAAGACTTCTGTTGCTCTGCTGTATGTAGCAAATTTAGTGAAACCAGGCTTGGTGGAAGAGGTAGAGCGCCGCCTAGGATTGATCAAAACGGATAAAGTATTAGCTTCAGCTAAGATTGAGGAGTTTATCGTAGATCATCCTTGGTCACCTTTTCCCCAGCTTCAGACAACAGAAAGACCAGACAAAGTTCTTGCGGCATTATATGAGGGAAGGGTAGCAATTATCGTAGATGGTACACCTGCTACACTAATGGTCCCCTGTACGTATAGTACGATCATGCAATCTCCAGATGATTATACGATACAACCAGTAATCTCCAGCCTAATTCGCTTAACTAGAAATTTCGCGGCCTTTGTTGCTATTTATCTACCAGCTATCTATGTTTCTGTAGTTTCCTATCATCCAGGGATGTTACCGACTACTATGGCGATTTCCGTAGCAGAACTGAGGGCGCGTACTCCCTTCCCTTCTTTTTTAGAAGCCTTTATGATGGAGGTTTTACTAGAAGTGTTTCAAGAAGCTATTGTTCGTCTACCCCAAAGATTGGCTGGTGCTGCTACTATGCTTGGTGCCTTTGTGGTCGGTACAACGATAGTGCAAGCTGGGTTAATTAATCCCTTGTTAGTAGTGGTAATTTCGATTACAGCCATAGCCTCTTATTCCATGCCTTCTTACCCTTTCAATTTGGCCTTGCGTTGGCTGCGAATCCCCATGCTAACTTTAGCATCTATTTTAGGACTATATGGCGTCATAATAGGAATACTAGCGGTGACAATACATGCATCTTCCTTGCGCAGTTTTGGCGAATCCTATATTGGAGGATTGTTTGATATTGATCTTTTATCCGATTGGAAAGACGGTATATTCAGGCTGCCTGCTAAATTACTAAAAGAAAGGCCTAAAGAATTTGGTACTAAGGATCAAACGAGGATTGGTGAGGAGGATGGCTAA
- a CDS encoding GerAB/ArcD/ProY family transporter: MANLEVKKHMSAWQLAIVVFVTCIGAQIMLTPRGLIAQVKNGAWISVLLGGMFFYTATYFMLRLGKQYPDETIVEYAPKIFGRIGGGIVIFWFNLLFYMQVITIFYGVGRIITFYMFDRTPPEVVILALLVVCTYCALQDWGTILRIQQFLFVIAYSILILVWLTSILNFQPENMLPLWPLDIKGVALGSFTTWGMYSGYECVLLLLPLVYRKVSLSKLAKTVGLAFVGLSIVFMLIIILTIGVLTVEDAKNVPFPSLIVIRSVELPGTFLERLENYLLVTWIPVVFDTLAAMMFFMAEVCMRRCRHADHRPALLILVPIIYVGAMLIENPQIDEVLGKFTMWLGLTFSFGVVPMALLLTWWQKRKVGKECG; the protein is encoded by the coding sequence ATGGCTAATTTAGAAGTAAAAAAACATATGTCTGCATGGCAGTTAGCAATTGTAGTCTTTGTAACTTGTATAGGTGCTCAAATTATGCTGACTCCCCGAGGTTTAATTGCTCAAGTTAAAAATGGTGCATGGATCAGTGTTCTATTGGGAGGAATGTTTTTTTACACTGCTACTTATTTTATGCTAAGGCTGGGCAAGCAGTATCCGGATGAGACGATAGTAGAATATGCCCCAAAAATTTTTGGACGTATTGGCGGCGGTATTGTGATTTTCTGGTTCAATTTGCTATTTTATATGCAAGTTATCACAATATTCTACGGTGTAGGTAGAATTATAACCTTCTACATGTTTGATCGGACGCCACCCGAGGTAGTAATTTTGGCTTTATTAGTAGTATGTACCTATTGTGCATTGCAGGATTGGGGAACGATTTTGCGTATACAGCAGTTCCTATTTGTAATCGCTTATAGTATATTGATCTTGGTTTGGTTAACTAGTATCTTAAATTTTCAGCCAGAAAATATGCTGCCTCTATGGCCATTAGATATAAAGGGAGTGGCTTTGGGTAGCTTTACCACATGGGGTATGTATAGTGGGTATGAATGTGTACTATTATTACTTCCTTTAGTCTATCGAAAAGTAAGCCTTTCTAAATTAGCTAAAACGGTTGGCCTGGCTTTTGTGGGGCTTAGTATCGTATTTATGCTTATTATCATACTTACTATTGGAGTATTAACAGTGGAAGATGCCAAGAATGTGCCTTTTCCATCTTTAATTGTCATTCGCAGTGTGGAATTGCCAGGGACATTTTTGGAGCGTTTGGAAAATTATTTATTAGTAACTTGGATACCCGTTGTATTTGATACCTTGGCAGCGATGATGTTCTTTATGGCAGAAGTATGTATGCGGCGGTGTCGGCATGCTGATCATCGTCCTGCCCTATTGATTTTGGTACCAATAATCTATGTAGGAGCCATGTTGATTGAGAATCCACAAATAGACGAAGTATTAGGGAAATTTACAATGTGGCTAGGCTTAACATTCTCTTTTGGCGTAGTACCCATGGCTCTTCTACTTACTTGGTGGCAAAAACGTAAGGTAGGTAAGGAGTGTGGCTAA
- a CDS encoding Ger(x)C family spore germination protein, with protein sequence MAKKKWIGCLLIIFLCVMTSGCWDMRELQDRNIVLAVAIDKADDVKEVETFVQPHGSKRYRVSLQILKLAPGGEQKEESRTFVKSNTGESVFEIVRDMLGQSSKSLWFEHIQVIIISDAVLKEVDLGEILDFFKRDAEMRSRIKIYITSGKARPIIEFSPPSKEPGGVFLANISRLHLKNLHVAASRTDLGYTVQYFDNKSDVILPRIEMVDKVVKLGGSAVFKKDRFIGYADEYAVAGSKMMLGTDKSAVITINSPKTPGHQIVFELFRHDTTLTPHVENGVIYFTEEISMYGNIGEIQGDINVNDTMDPEYIQMLEAAFAEEIKRNIYYAERVLKKEMKVDAIGRFAGKLKAHEPETWEQVKDQWDELYPTIPLYVSVNVTIRNIGSHK encoded by the coding sequence GTGGCTAAAAAGAAGTGGATTGGTTGTTTATTAATCATTTTTCTATGTGTTATGACATCTGGCTGCTGGGATATGCGGGAATTGCAGGATCGTAATATTGTATTGGCAGTGGCCATTGATAAGGCTGATGACGTGAAAGAAGTAGAAACTTTTGTCCAACCCCATGGTAGTAAACGCTATCGAGTGAGTTTACAGATATTAAAGTTAGCTCCAGGTGGGGAACAAAAGGAAGAATCTAGGACTTTTGTCAAATCCAATACAGGTGAGTCTGTGTTTGAGATAGTCCGAGACATGTTAGGACAAAGTAGTAAGTCTCTCTGGTTTGAACATATACAAGTGATTATTATTAGTGATGCTGTGTTAAAAGAAGTAGATTTAGGAGAAATTCTGGATTTTTTTAAACGGGATGCAGAAATGCGCTCTCGGATTAAAATATATATTACGTCTGGGAAGGCTCGGCCCATAATTGAATTCAGCCCTCCATCAAAGGAACCTGGTGGTGTCTTTCTAGCCAATATTAGCCGCCTGCATCTTAAAAACCTTCATGTTGCCGCATCACGGACTGATCTTGGCTATACAGTTCAGTATTTTGATAATAAAAGTGATGTTATTTTGCCGCGAATCGAAATGGTTGATAAAGTGGTAAAGCTAGGCGGTTCTGCTGTATTTAAAAAGGATAGGTTTATTGGTTATGCAGATGAGTATGCTGTAGCAGGTTCTAAAATGATGTTAGGCACGGATAAGTCAGCTGTCATCACAATTAATTCTCCTAAAACCCCTGGGCATCAAATTGTATTTGAGCTTTTTCGCCATGATACAACGCTAACACCCCACGTGGAAAATGGCGTCATTTATTTCACTGAAGAAATTTCCATGTATGGAAATATTGGAGAGATCCAAGGGGATATTAATGTAAATGATACGATGGACCCAGAGTATATCCAAATGCTGGAAGCAGCTTTTGCGGAGGAGATTAAGCGTAATATTTATTATGCAGAGAGGGTTTTAAAAAAAGAAATGAAGGTAGACGCTATCGGCAGGTTTGCCGGCAAATTAAAGGCACATGAGCCGGAAACTTGGGAGCAAGTAAAAGACCAATGGGATGAGCTATATCCTACCATTCCTTTATATGTTTCTGTTAATGTGACAATAAGAAATATTGGTAGCCATAAGTAG